A single Panthera uncia isolate 11264 chromosome E2 unlocalized genomic scaffold, Puncia_PCG_1.0 HiC_scaffold_19, whole genome shotgun sequence DNA region contains:
- the BAX gene encoding apoptosis regulator BAX isoform X2, with the protein MDGSGEQPRGGGPTSSEQIMKTGALLLQGFIQDRAGRMGGETPELALEQVPQDASTKKLSECLKRIGDELDSNVELQRMIAAVDTDSPREVFFRVAAEMFSDGNFNWGRVVALFYFASKLVLKALCTKVPELIRTIMGWTLDFLRERLLGWIQDQGGWDGLLSYFGTPTWQTVTIFVAGVLTASLTIWKKMG; encoded by the exons ATGGACGGGTCCGGGGAGCAGCCCAGAGGCGGGG ggcCCACCAGCTCTGAGCAGATCATGAAGACAGGGGCCCTTTTGCTTCAGGG tttcatccaagATCGGGCAGGGCGAATGGGGGGAGAGACACCCGAGCTGGCCCTGgagcaggtgccccaggatgcgTCCACCAAGAAGCTGAGCGAGTGTCTCAAGCGCATCGGAGATGAACTGGACAGTAACGTGGAATTGCAGAG GATGATCGCAGCTGTGGACACAGACTCCCCCCGCGAGGTCTTTTTCCGAGTGGCAGCGGAGATGTTTTCTGATGGCAACTTCAACTGGGGCCGGGTCGTTGCCCTCTTCTACTTTGCCAGCAAACTGGTGCTCAAG GCCCTGTGTACCAAGGTGCCCGAGCTGATCCGGACCATCATGGGCTGGACACTGGACTTCCTTCGAGAGCGGCTGCTGGGCTGGATCCAGGACCAGGGTGGTTGG GACGGCCTCCTCTCCTACTTTGGGACACCCACGTGGCAGACAGTGACCATCTTTGTGGCCGGAGTGCTGACTGCGTCACTCACCATCTGGAAAAAGATGGGCTGA
- the FTL gene encoding ferritin light chain, producing MSSQIRQNYSTEVEAAVNRLVNMHLRASYTYLSLGFYFDRDDVALEGVGHFFRELAEEKREGAERLLKMQNQRGGRALFLDVQKPSQDEWGKTLDAMEAALLLEKNLNQGLLDLHALGSARADPHLCDFLENHFLDEEVKLIKKMGDHLTNLRRLSGPQAELGEYLFERLTLKHD from the exons ATGAGCTCCCAGATTCGTCAGAATTATTCCACCGAGGTGGAGGCCGCCGTCAACCGCCTGGTCAACATGCATCTGCGGGCCTCCTACACCTACCTCTCTCTG GGCTTCTATTTCGACCGTGACGATGTGGCTCTGGAGGGCGTGGGCCACTTCTTCCGCGAGTTGGCTGAGGAGAAGCGGGAGGGCGCCGAGCGCCTCTTGAAGATGCAAAACCAGCGCGGCGGCCGCGCCCTCTTCCTGGACGTGCAG AAGCCGTCCCAAGATGAGTGGGGTAAAACCCTGGACGCCATGGAAGCCGCCCTGCTTCTGGAGAAGAACTTGAACCAGGGCCTTTTGGATCTGCATGCCCTGGGTTCCGCCCGCGCAGACCCCCAT ctctgtgacttcctgGAGAATCACTTTCTAGATGAGGAGGTGAAACTCATTAAGAAGATGGGCGACCATCTGACTAATCTCCGCAGGCTGTCCGGCCCCCAGGCCGAGCTGGGCGAGTATCTCTTCGAAAGACTCACCCTCAAGCACGACTAG
- the GYS1 gene encoding glycogen [starch] synthase, muscle, with protein sequence MPLSRTLSMSSLPGLEDWEDEFDLENTVLFEVAWEVANKVGGIYTVLQTKAKVTGDEWGDNYYLVGPYTEQGVRTQVELLEPPTPALKRTLDSMNSKGCKVYFGRWLIEGGPLVVLLDVGASAWALERWKGELWDTCNIGVPWYDREANDAVLFGFLTTWFLGEFLAQNEEKPHVVAHFHEWLAGIGLCLCRARRLPVATIFTTHATLLGRYLCAGAVDFYNNLENFNVDKEAGERQIYHRYCMERAAAHCAHIFTTVSQITAIEAQHLLKRKPDIVTPNGLNVKKFSAMHEFQNLHAQSKARIQEFVRGHFYGHLDFNLDKTLYFFIAGRYEFSNKGADVFLEALARLNYLLRVNGSEQTVVAFFIMPARTNNFNVETLKGQAVRKQLWDTANTVKEKFGRKLYESLLVGSLPDMNKMLDKEDFTMMKRAIFATQRQSFPPVCTHNMLDDSSDPILTTIRRIGLFNSSADRVKVIFHPEFLSSTSPLLPVDYEEFVRGCHLGVFPSYYEPWGYTPAECTVMGIPSISTNLSGFGCFMEEHIADPSAYGIYILDRRFRSLDDSCSQLTSFLYSFCQQSRRQRIIQRNRTERLSDLLDWKYLGRYYMSARHMALAKAFPEHFTYEPHEADATQGYRYPRPASVPPSPSLSRHSSPHQSEDEEEPRDGPPDVDGERYDEEEEAAKDRRNIRAPEWPRRASCASSTSGSKRGSVDTAPSSSISTPSEPLSPASSLGEERN encoded by the exons ATGCCTCTAAGCCGCACTTTGTCCATGTCCTCACTGCCAGGACTGGAGGATTGGGAGGATGAATTCGACCTGGAGAATACAGTGCTCTTCGAGGTGGCCTGGGAGGTGGCCAACAAGG TGGGCGGCATCTACACGGTGCTACAGACGAAGGCGAAAGTGACAGGGGATGAATGGGGTGACAACTACTACCTGGTGGGACCGTACACGGAGCAGGGCGTGAGGACCCAGGTGGAACTGCTCgagcccccaaccccagccctgaAGAGGACGTTGGACTCCATGAACAGCAAGGGCTGCAAG GTGTATTTCGGACGCTGGCTGATCGAGGGGGGCCCCCTGGTGGTGCTCCTGGACGTGGGGGCCTCAGCCTGGGCCCTGGAGCGCTGGAAGGGGGAGCTCTGGGACACCTGCAACATCGGGGTGCCTTGGTACGACCGTGAGGCCAACGACGCCGTCCTTTTTGGCTTCCTCACCACCTGGTTCCTGGGTGAG TTCCTGGCCCAGAACGAGGAGAAGCCACACGTGGTTGCACACTTCCACGAGTGGTTGGCGGGCATTGGCCTCTGCCTGTGCCGGGCCCGGCGGCTGCCCGTGGCCACAATCTTCACCACCCACGCCACACTGCTGGGACGCTACCTGTGTGCCGGTGCCGTAGACTTCTATAACAACCTGGAGAAT tTCAATGTGGAcaaggaagcaggggagaggcaaatcTATCACCGCTACTGCATGGAGCGGGCAGCGGCCCACTGCGCTCACATCTTTACTACTGTGTCCCAGATTACTGCCATCGAGGCTCAGCACCTGCTCAAGAGGAAACCAG ATATCGTGACCCCCAATGGACTGAATGTGAAGAAGTTCTCTGCCATGCATGAGTTCCAGAACCTCCATGCTCAGAGCAAGGCTCGAATCCAGGAGTTTGTGCGGGGCCATTTTTATGG GCACCTGGACTTCAACTTGGACAAGACCTTGTATTTCTTTATCGCCGGCCGCTACGAGTTCTCTAACAAGGGGGCCGATGTCTTCCTAGAGGCCTTGGCCCGGCTCAACTATCTACTCAGA GTGAACGGCAGTGAGCAGACAGTGGTCGCCTTCTTCATCATGCCGGCTCGGACCAATAATTTCAACGTGGAAACGCTCAAAGGCCAAGCTGTGCGCAAGCAGCTTTG GGATACGGCCAACACCGTGAAAGAGAAGTTCGGAAGGAAGCTTTACGAGTCCTTGCTGGT GGGGAGCCTCCCGGACATGAACAAGATGCTGGACAAGGAGGACTTCACTATGATGAAGAGAGCTATCTTTGCCACGCAG CGACAGTCTTTCCCCCCTGTGTGCACCCACAATATGCTGGACGACTCCTCGGATCCTATCCTGACCACCATCCGTCGAATCGGACTCTTCAATAGTAGTGCTGACAGGGTCAAG GTGATTTTCCACCCAGAGTTCCTCTCCTCCACGAGCCCCCTGCTCCCCGTGGATTATGAGGAATTTGTCCGTGGCTGCCACCTTGGGGTCTTCCCCTCCTACTATGAGCCTTGGGGCTACACGCCGG CTGAGTGCACGGTTATGGGCATCCCCAGTATCTCCACCAACCTCTCCGGCTTTGGCTGCTTCATGGAGGAACACATTGCAGACCCCTCAGCTTACG GCATCTACATTCTGGACCGGCGGTTCCGCAGCCTGGATGATTCCTGCTCGCAGCTCACCTCCTTCCTCTACAGCTTCTGCCAGCAGAGCCGGCGGCAGCGCATCATCCAGAGAAACCGCACGGAGCGCCTCTCAGACCTTCTAGACTGGAAATACCTAGGCCGG TACTATATGTCCGCGCGCCACATGGCGCTGGCCAAGGCCTTTCCAGAACACTTCACCTATGAGCCCCACGAGGCTGACGCG ACCCAGGGCTACCGCTACCCTCGGCCGGCCTCCGTGCCGCCATCGCCCTCGCTGTCGCGACACTCAAGCCCTCACCAGAGCGAGGACGAGGAGGAGCCACGGGACGGGCCGCCCGACGTAGACGGGGAGCGCTAcgatgaggaagaggaggccgCCAAGGACCGGCGCAACATCCGCGCCCCCGAGTGGCCGCGCCGCGCCTCCTGCGCCTCTTCCACCAGCGGGAGCAAGCGCGGCTCCGTGGACACAGCGCCCTCCAGCTCAATCAGCACTCCCAGCGAGCCCCTCAGCCCCGCCAGCTCCCTGGGCGAGGAGCGCAACTAA
- the BAX gene encoding apoptosis regulator BAX isoform X1, whose amino-acid sequence MSHPSSLDPLGPKSPGTSSLLSPLGPTSSEQIMKTGALLLQGFIQDRAGRMGGETPELALEQVPQDASTKKLSECLKRIGDELDSNVELQRMIAAVDTDSPREVFFRVAAEMFSDGNFNWGRVVALFYFASKLVLKALCTKVPELIRTIMGWTLDFLRERLLGWIQDQGGWDGLLSYFGTPTWQTVTIFVAGVLTASLTIWKKMG is encoded by the exons ATGAGCCACCCTAGTTCCCTGGATCCCCTAGGACCCAAGAGTCCAGGCAcgtcttccctcctttctcctctagggcCCACCAGCTCTGAGCAGATCATGAAGACAGGGGCCCTTTTGCTTCAGGG tttcatccaagATCGGGCAGGGCGAATGGGGGGAGAGACACCCGAGCTGGCCCTGgagcaggtgccccaggatgcgTCCACCAAGAAGCTGAGCGAGTGTCTCAAGCGCATCGGAGATGAACTGGACAGTAACGTGGAATTGCAGAG GATGATCGCAGCTGTGGACACAGACTCCCCCCGCGAGGTCTTTTTCCGAGTGGCAGCGGAGATGTTTTCTGATGGCAACTTCAACTGGGGCCGGGTCGTTGCCCTCTTCTACTTTGCCAGCAAACTGGTGCTCAAG GCCCTGTGTACCAAGGTGCCCGAGCTGATCCGGACCATCATGGGCTGGACACTGGACTTCCTTCGAGAGCGGCTGCTGGGCTGGATCCAGGACCAGGGTGGTTGG GACGGCCTCCTCTCCTACTTTGGGACACCCACGTGGCAGACAGTGACCATCTTTGTGGCCGGAGTGCTGACTGCGTCACTCACCATCTGGAAAAAGATGGGCTGA